The following are encoded together in the Oreochromis aureus strain Israel breed Guangdong linkage group 18, ZZ_aureus, whole genome shotgun sequence genome:
- the LOC116320441 gene encoding neuromedin-U receptor 1-like, whose product MPLPNCTFNSLAAILTGDRELGDLGCPDSAVVCGMNISWVLANATQEDLEEMLCLTEDKYLSKILGESKSPMFLPVCVTYLTIFIVGVLGNSLTCAVILRYRVMQTPTNYYLLSLAASDLLVLLLGMPLEIYEMWQNYPFLLGEGGCYFKTFLFETVCFASILNVTALSVERYVAVVHPLKVKHLTTRAHVKRVILMLWGLSMLCALPNTSLHGIEVLPPHFGRQFPRSAICHLVKPIWMYNLIILISTLVFFLLPMLIISVLYLLIGLRLRRERVMTTVDTNCGFGSESISSSHKQRLSKRNVQVTKMLCVLVVVFGLCWAPFHIDRLMWSYINISYEQHRRIFEHVHVISGVLFYLSSAVNPILYNLMSTRFREMFSHITCHSNSWRGHSRSFQMTQRSTLREKTPQSSKTTSGAF is encoded by the exons ATGCCGTTACCTAACTGCACCTTCAACTCACTTGCAGCCATTTTAACTGGTGACAGAGAACTCGGTGACTTAGGATGCCCCGATTCTGCTGTGGTATGTGGAATGAATATCTCCTGGGTGTTGGCGAATGCCACTCAAGAAGATCTGGAAGAAATGCTTTGCTTGACTGAGGACAAGTACCTGTCCAAAATTCTGGGGGAATCAAAATCCCCCATGTTTCTCCCTGTCTGTGTCACTTACCTCACCATCTTCATCGTGGGTGTCCTGGGCAATTCCCTGACCTGTGCGGTCATTTTACGCTACAGAGTGATGCAAACGCCAACCAATTACTACTTGCTGAGCCTGGCTGCGTCCGACCTGCTGGTGCTGCTTCTGGGGATGCCGTTAGAGATCTACGAGATGTGGCAGAACTACCCCTTCCTGCTCGGAGAAGGGGGATGCTATTTCAAAACCTTCCTATTTGAGACTGTCTGCTTTGCTTCCATCCTCAATGTCACTGCGCTCAGCGTGGAGCGCTACGTGGCGGTGGTGCACCCCCTCAAAGTCAAGCATTTGACCACACGCGCTCACGTTAAGAGGGTCATCCTCATGTTGTGGGGGCTGTCGATGCTGTGCGCTTTGCCAAACACCAGTCTGCATGGGATCGAAGTGCTGCCGCCACACTTTGGTCGACAGTTTCCCCGATCTGCTATCTGCC ATCTGGTCAAACCCATCTGGATGTACAACTTAATCATCCTGATCTCCACGCTGGTCTTCTTCCTGCTCCCCATGCTGATCATTAGCGTTCTCTACCTGCTCATTGGCTTGAGGCTGCGCAGGGAGAGGGTGATGACCACGGTGGATACTAACTGTGGCTTCGGTTCTGAAAGTATCTCCAGCTCCCACAAGCAGAGGCTGAGCAAACGAAATGTGCAAGTAACCAAAATGCTAT GTGTGCTGGTGGTTGTCTTTGGCCTGTGTTGGGCTCCCTTTCACATCGATCGCTTGATGTGGAGCTACATCAACATATCATACGAGCAGCACCGCAGGATCTTCGAGCATGTCCACGTCATCTCTGGAGTCCTCTTCTACCTGAGCTCCGCCGTCAACCCCATCCTCTACAACCTCATGTCCACCAGGTTCAGAGAAATGTTTAGCCACATTACCTGCCACTCTAACAGCTGGCGAGGACACTCAAGGAGCTTCCAGATGACCCAACGCAGCACTCTACGtgaaaaaacaccccaaagtaGCAAAACGACTTCTGGAGCCTTTTGA